AACGCGAGTTCGCGGACTTCGCCAGCCGCCACGACGACGACAAGCTGATCCGCATCCTGCGCAAGACCTGGCACAAGATGTCGCCGCGCGGCCATGAACTGGCGGCGACGATCGGCCTGCCGCCGCGCGCGCAGCAACTACTCGAGCGCGCCCTGGCCTGAGCGGGTCCAGCTCGAAGCCGCTCAACGCAACTTGATAGGCGCAGATCGGCGACGTCGGCCGGCGGATGGAAGCTGTCGGGGTCGGCGTTTTGCCAGAGCCGCCTTCGCCGACGGTTGCGCGCGTTGCTGGCTCGGCTAGCCTTGTAGGTGATCACTGTCATTCGGCGAAACCATTAACAGTGAATTCGCAAAGGCAGGTGCAATACGCGAAGACGCCATGATGACCCAGGATGCGACAGCCCCGGCCTTGCCCTGGTGGCTGCAGGCCGGCGACGAGGAGTGTCCCTTCTGCCTGCGCCGCTACCACGTCGAGGCGGGTTATTACTGTATGCACTGCGACCAGCCGATCTGCCCGTTCTGCGTGGTCGAGTTGCGTGAGAGCCGCGAGACCGTCTGTCCCGACTGCCGAGAGGAGGTGTGACGATGAGCGCCCGTGCCATGTGGCGCGGCGCGCTTTGCTTCGGCGAGGCGCGCGTGCCGGTCAAGCTCTACGCCGCGCTGGCCGATCGCAGCGTGCATTTTCGCCTGCTGCATCGCAAGGACCGCGCCCCGGTCCGTCAGGTGATGGTCGAGCCCGAGGCCGAACAGGTGGTGCCCTACGCCGAGAGCCGGCGCGCCAGGCGCTCTATCAGCGCGCCCAGGAGATGGCTATCGCCGGGCGTAGCCAGATGACCAAGGCCGAACTCATCAAGGCCATCCAGGGTGCGGCCTAGTCCGCCCGGCGCTGGCCGCCCGTGCCCGCATGTACCACCGGCAATTCGCAGGCCCTGGCCAACGCCTCGGCTTTTCGGGCATTGGCGAACAGCCTCACCTCGAGCGGCCTGAACAGCTGATTCTCGACCGCGACCAGCGGGCGCAGCCAGCGTTGATCGGTCACCGCCGCGGCGCGGTGGAAATGGCTCAGCTGGCCGAGCTGGGTCAGGCCGTAGCCCAGGTCGCGCAGCAGCGCCGAAGCGCTCATCCAGCGCAGCGCATCGATCTCGGCGTACAGGCTGACCCGCGGGTGGGCCTGCTTGGCGGCCTCGATGGCGTCGATGGCGGTTTGCAGTTGGTGGGCGTCGAGCCGCCCGCTGACGCGCAGCGCGACGACGTGCGCAGCCGGGGCGGTGAGCAATTCGAGCATGGCGGCTTCCTCGAATGGGAACGGGCCTTTCAAGCGTAGCACTCGAAGAGCACAGTGCCTCGCCCTCCGGCAGCAGGTCGAGGACAAGTTCATGCCATACGCTGGCGGCGAAATTGCGCGGCAGGCTAGAATGCACCGCCGTCTCGAGTCGTCCGGAGTTTCCCGCATGCCTAGCCATCCCGACGTGGTCGTCATCGGCGCCGGCGCCGCTGGCCTGATGTGCGCGCTGACCGCCGGCTACGCCGGCCGACGCGTGTTGGTGCTCGATCATGCCAGCAAGCCGGGCAAGAAGATTCTGATGTCCGGCGGCGGGCGTTGCAACTTCACCAACCTGGACACCGCGCCGGCGAATTTCTTCTCGGCCAACCCGCACTTCTGCATCTCGGCGCTCAAGCGTTACCGCCCGGAGCACTTTCTCGAGCTGGTCGAGCGCCACGCCATCGAGCCGGTCGAAAAGGCTCCGGGTCAGCTGTTCTGTGCCGACTCGTCGCGGCCGATTCTCGACATGCTGCTCACCGAATGCGACTGGGCCGGCGTGGCGATTCGCCTCGCCACGCCCATCGAGCGCATCGAGCGTCACGCCGAGGGCATGCGCCTGAGTACCGCGGCGGGGCGGATCGAGTGCGGGGCGGTGGTGATCGCCACCGGCGGGCTGTCGATCCCCACGCTGGGGGCGAGCGGCTTCGGCTACGATGTCGCCCGCCAGTTCGGCCTGGCGGTGACCGAGACCCGCGCCGCGCTGGTGCCGTTCACCCTGACCTCGCAGTGGAAGGCGCGCGCCGCGGCGCTGGCCGG
The genomic region above belongs to Halomonas zincidurans B6 and contains:
- a CDS encoding NAD(P)/FAD-dependent oxidoreductase; amino-acid sequence: MPSHPDVVVIGAGAAGLMCALTAGYAGRRVLVLDHASKPGKKILMSGGGRCNFTNLDTAPANFFSANPHFCISALKRYRPEHFLELVERHAIEPVEKAPGQLFCADSSRPILDMLLTECDWAGVAIRLATPIERIERHAEGMRLSTAAGRIECGAVVIATGGLSIPTLGASGFGYDVARQFGLAVTETRAALVPFTLTSQWKARAAALAGVACEVAVRCRGGYYREPLLFTHRGLSGPAMLQISSYWQPGDELVVDLLPGLDAGAALREERRAAPRRLVSTWLAERLPRRLAQALIEWYGDDGVLAERSNAQLEAWAERLNRWRLKPAGTEGWRTAEVTMGGVDTAALSSKTFAVRELPQLRFIGEVLDVTGELGGYNFQWAWASAVACGLAL
- a CDS encoding STAS/SEC14 domain-containing protein, producing MLELLTAPAAHVVALRVSGRLDAHQLQTAIDAIEAAKQAHPRVSLYAEIDALRWMSASALLRDLGYGLTQLGQLSHFHRAAAVTDQRWLRPLVAVENQLFRPLEVRLFANARKAEALARACELPVVHAGTGGQRRAD